One Opitutia bacterium DNA segment encodes these proteins:
- a CDS encoding DNA polymerase III subunit delta: MPGAKPFVFICGPDDFLVGRLGKERFEAMAKEAGADDFSREILSGFANNVDEVEAAVNRFRDSVQTVAMFGGKRVVWFKDVNFLADTVTGRADGTLKQVEALQEILEKVNPDEVGVIVTAAPLDRRRSFPKWCESHADFELVGGDADSAAEGLAGVALAEARAIGASFGDGAVELLLTKVGANTRLITEEVRKLATFAGEGATIEEAHVAELTPNVAEGDFFEAADRFFAADLRGTLDALQRHFFAGGDSRPLISSLQNRNRILIQARVLIDAGELKPPSERFGFDKSAWARAQGVYATHFGGDAEKSSFNLFTQNQWYAGKLVGGARLPTLRRLIDNQQEFIRAFEEIIRRPSEQEAVMREMVVRCLGA, encoded by the coding sequence ATGCCCGGCGCCAAACCCTTCGTCTTCATCTGCGGTCCCGACGACTTCCTCGTCGGGCGGCTGGGCAAGGAGCGTTTCGAGGCGATGGCGAAGGAGGCGGGCGCGGACGATTTCTCGCGCGAGATCCTCAGCGGCTTCGCCAACAACGTCGATGAGGTCGAGGCGGCCGTGAACCGCTTCCGCGACTCCGTGCAGACGGTCGCGATGTTCGGCGGCAAGCGCGTGGTATGGTTCAAGGACGTCAACTTCCTCGCCGACACTGTCACCGGCCGCGCCGACGGCACGCTCAAGCAGGTCGAGGCGTTGCAGGAAATCCTCGAAAAGGTGAACCCCGACGAGGTCGGCGTGATCGTCACCGCCGCGCCGCTGGATCGTCGCCGTAGTTTCCCCAAATGGTGCGAGTCGCACGCGGATTTCGAGTTGGTAGGCGGCGACGCCGACAGCGCGGCCGAGGGGCTCGCCGGCGTGGCGCTGGCGGAGGCGCGGGCGATCGGCGCGAGTTTCGGTGACGGTGCCGTGGAGCTGTTGCTGACCAAAGTCGGCGCCAACACCCGCCTCATCACCGAGGAAGTGCGCAAGCTCGCCACCTTCGCCGGCGAAGGCGCGACCATCGAGGAGGCGCACGTCGCCGAGCTGACGCCGAACGTGGCCGAGGGCGATTTCTTCGAGGCGGCGGATCGGTTCTTCGCGGCTGATTTGCGCGGCACGCTCGATGCGCTGCAGCGGCACTTTTTCGCCGGCGGCGACTCGCGCCCGCTGATCTCGTCGCTGCAAAACCGCAACCGCATCCTGATCCAGGCGCGCGTGCTGATCGACGCGGGCGAACTGAAGCCGCCGTCCGAGCGCTTCGGCTTCGACAAGTCGGCGTGGGCGCGCGCGCAGGGCGTCTACGCGACGCACTTCGGCGGCGATGCGGAGAAGAGCTCGTTCAACCTCTTCACGCAAAACCAGTGGTATGCCGGCAAACTCGTCGGTGGAGCCAGGCTCCCGACGCTGCGCCGTTTGATCGACAACCAGCAGGAATTCATCCGCGCGTTCGAGGAGATCATCCGCCGCCCGAGCGAGCAGGAAGCGGTGATGCGCGAGATGGTAGTGCGCTGCCTCGGCGCGTGA